The following proteins come from a genomic window of Hymenobacter canadensis:
- a CDS encoding metallophosphoesterase, with the protein MTESNVFVIGDVHGCRATFEELLGHWQPATERLVQVGDLVDRGRFSPECVALAISLEVRHPGQTVFLKGNHEAGMLQHFGPHGPHAPWLEWGGRSTVAQYRARPALLAPHLAWLSQRPLYWQNDHLLISHAGFADTPDPLDEANFDGVLWRRGPLRPVGRRQVIGHTPTTGQPTFDPITNVLNVDTGAVFGQCLTGVRLTAKGELLAEIAVPTHPSDLPTP; encoded by the coding sequence ATGACGGAATCGAATGTATTTGTTATCGGAGATGTGCACGGCTGCCGGGCTACGTTCGAGGAGCTGCTGGGCCACTGGCAGCCAGCCACCGAGCGGCTGGTGCAGGTTGGCGACCTAGTAGACCGGGGCCGGTTTAGCCCGGAGTGCGTGGCGCTGGCTATTTCGCTGGAAGTGCGCCACCCGGGCCAGACGGTGTTCCTGAAAGGCAACCACGAGGCCGGGATGCTGCAGCACTTCGGGCCGCACGGGCCGCACGCGCCCTGGCTGGAGTGGGGCGGCCGCAGCACCGTGGCCCAGTATCGGGCGCGCCCGGCGCTGCTGGCGCCCCATTTGGCGTGGCTGAGCCAGCGCCCTCTGTACTGGCAAAACGACCACCTGCTGATCAGCCACGCCGGCTTTGCCGATACGCCTGATCCGCTCGATGAAGCCAACTTCGATGGGGTGCTCTGGCGGCGGGGGCCGCTGCGCCCCGTGGGCCGGCGCCAGGTAATCGGGCACACGCCCACCACCGGCCAGCCCACCTTCGACCCCATCACCAACGTGCTCAACGTAGATACCGGGGCCGTTTTCGGGCAGTGCCTGACGGGTGTGCGCCTCACAGCCAAGGGCGAGCTGCTGGCCGAAATAGCCGTACCGACCCACCCTTCCGACCTGCCCACTCCCTAG
- a CDS encoding DNA-3-methyladenine glycosylase family protein produces MSTPASTPDAAVQHLLQADPVLAGLIRQGRPIAPSPHEDLYLALLRAIVSQQISTKAAAAIWRKVQALFPPDGYPEPLAIAEMTEEDLRTAGISRQKAGYLKAIADFALRDQLDHAHLSQLSDDDFTRHLTQIKGVGRWTAQMLQMFALDQPDVFAEGDLGVQNAMRRHYGLEETGRALLKRMTEIAEPWRPYRSLACKYLWQSLDNPPA; encoded by the coding sequence ATGTCTACCCCCGCTTCTACCCCTGACGCCGCCGTGCAACACCTGTTGCAGGCCGACCCCGTGCTGGCCGGCCTCATCCGGCAGGGCCGCCCGATTGCGCCGTCGCCGCACGAAGACCTGTACCTGGCGCTGCTGCGGGCCATCGTGAGCCAGCAGATTTCCACGAAGGCGGCGGCGGCCATCTGGCGCAAGGTACAGGCCCTGTTTCCGCCCGATGGCTACCCCGAGCCGCTGGCCATAGCAGAAATGACCGAGGAAGATTTGCGCACGGCCGGCATCTCGCGCCAGAAAGCGGGCTACCTGAAAGCCATTGCCGACTTCGCCCTGCGCGACCAGCTCGACCACGCCCACCTCAGCCAGCTATCCGATGACGACTTCACCCGCCACCTCACCCAGATCAAAGGCGTCGGCCGCTGGACAGCCCAGATGCTGCAGATGTTTGCTTTGGACCAGCCCGACGTGTTTGCCGAAGGCGACCTTGGCGTGCAGAACGCCATGCGCCGTCACTACGGGCTGGAAGAAACCGGCCGGGCCCTGCTCAAGCGCATGACAGAAATAGCCGAGCCCTGGCGACCCTACCGCAGCCTGGCCTGCAAATACCTCTGGCAGTCACTGGACAACCCGCCTGCGTAA
- a CDS encoding DUF58 domain-containing protein has translation MAQPLDLAAVRSFENLEFLARQLVEGFITGLHQSPYHGFSVEFSEHRLYNPGESTRHLDWKIFARTDKLFVKRYEEETNLRCHLLLDVSASMYYPAPGHDKLRFAVLCAAALTTLLQKQRDAVGLVTFSDKVELQTPVRSTSTHRHTLLLALQQQLERPPAAASATATTDVAGVIHTIAQQIPKRSLVVLFSDMLGRAPEEQTATLAALQHLRHQHHEVLLFHVMDRATEANFDFQDRPYLFEDIETGETLKLQPAQVREQYRAAMRAYEHELALRCGQYKIDFVPVDIREPFDKVLYAYMVKRGKVR, from the coding sequence ATGGCCCAACCCCTTGACCTCGCGGCAGTCCGCTCGTTTGAAAACCTGGAATTTCTGGCCCGTCAGCTGGTCGAAGGCTTCATTACGGGCCTGCACCAATCGCCGTACCACGGCTTTTCGGTGGAGTTTTCCGAGCACCGCCTCTATAACCCTGGCGAAAGCACCCGCCATCTCGACTGGAAGATCTTCGCCCGCACCGACAAGCTGTTTGTGAAGCGCTACGAAGAGGAAACCAACCTGCGCTGCCACCTGCTGCTCGACGTGAGTGCCAGCATGTATTATCCGGCGCCCGGCCACGACAAGCTGCGGTTTGCGGTGCTGTGCGCGGCGGCCCTCACCACGCTGCTGCAGAAGCAGCGCGACGCCGTGGGGCTGGTCACGTTCAGCGACAAAGTGGAGCTGCAGACGCCGGTGCGCTCCACCAGCACCCACCGCCACACGCTGCTGCTGGCCCTGCAGCAGCAGCTGGAGCGGCCACCGGCGGCGGCCAGTGCCACCGCCACCACCGATGTGGCCGGCGTCATTCATACCATCGCCCAGCAAATCCCGAAACGCTCGTTGGTGGTGTTGTTCTCCGACATGCTGGGCCGGGCACCCGAGGAGCAGACCGCCACGCTGGCCGCCCTGCAGCACCTGCGCCACCAGCACCACGAGGTGCTGCTGTTCCACGTGATGGACCGCGCCACCGAGGCCAACTTCGACTTCCAGGACCGGCCCTACCTGTTCGAGGACATCGAAACTGGCGAAACGCTGAAGCTGCAGCCAGCTCAGGTGCGCGAGCAGTACCGCGCGGCCATGCGGGCCTACGAGCACGAGTTGGCCCTGCGCTGCGGGCAGTACAAGATTGACTTTGTGCCGGTGGACATCCGCGAGCCGTTCGACAAGGTGCTCTACGCCTACATGGTGAAGCGCGGGAAAGTGCGCTAA
- a CDS encoding DUF3276 family protein, translating into MEERHDQEEIYSQRIKAGKRTYFFDVKATRGQDYYLTITESKRKLRDDDTFSYEKHKIFLYKEDFLKFVDALQDAVEYVREELLTAEEVAELDRPRPAYEDREFNPNRADDNF; encoded by the coding sequence GTGGAAGAACGTCACGACCAAGAAGAGATTTACTCCCAGCGCATCAAAGCAGGCAAGCGCACGTACTTTTTCGACGTGAAAGCCACGCGTGGACAGGACTATTACCTGACCATCACGGAAAGCAAGCGCAAGCTCCGCGACGATGACACCTTCTCCTACGAGAAGCACAAGATCTTCCTTTATAAGGAGGACTTTCTGAAGTTCGTGGATGCCCTGCAGGACGCCGTGGAATACGTGCGCGAAGAGCTGCTGACCGCCGAAGAAGTGGCCGAGCTTGACCGCCCCCGCCCCGCCTATGAAGACCGCGAATTCAACCCTAACCGCGCCGACGACAACTTCTAA
- the ychF gene encoding redox-regulated ATPase YchF: MGLRCGIVGLPNVGKSTLFNALSNAKAESANYPFCTIEPNVGVITVPDERLQILEKLVNPKRVLPTIIEFVDIAGLVKGASKGEGLGNKFLANIREVDAIIHVIRCFDDPNIVHVAGGVDPVFDKDVIDTELQIKDLESIDKKLAKSERSAKNGDAVAKKEVAALQRFKDALEAGQNARALTVSADELEAVADLQLLTIKPVIYVANVDEASAISGNAHTAALQAHVTQEGAEVVLVSAAIESQIAEMEDPEEKEMFLGEYGLTESGLNRLIRASYTLLNLITYFTAGVQEVRAWTVHRGDKAPAAAGVIHSDFEKGFIRAEVIKLADYQEYKTEVKIKEAGKMAVEGKEYVVQDGDIMHFRFNV, translated from the coding sequence ATGGGTCTCCGCTGCGGTATCGTCGGCCTGCCGAACGTCGGCAAATCCACGCTTTTCAACGCCCTTTCCAACGCCAAGGCCGAATCGGCCAACTATCCGTTCTGCACCATCGAGCCGAACGTGGGCGTGATTACCGTGCCCGATGAGCGGCTGCAGATTCTGGAAAAGCTGGTGAATCCCAAGCGCGTGCTGCCTACCATCATTGAGTTCGTGGACATTGCCGGCCTCGTGAAAGGTGCCAGCAAGGGAGAAGGACTGGGCAACAAGTTCCTGGCCAACATCCGCGAGGTAGACGCCATCATCCACGTTATCCGCTGCTTCGACGACCCCAACATCGTGCACGTAGCCGGCGGCGTTGACCCCGTGTTCGACAAGGACGTTATCGACACCGAGCTGCAGATCAAAGACCTGGAAAGCATCGATAAGAAGCTGGCCAAGTCGGAGCGCTCGGCCAAGAACGGCGACGCCGTGGCCAAGAAGGAAGTGGCCGCGCTGCAGCGCTTCAAGGATGCTTTGGAAGCCGGCCAGAACGCCCGCGCCCTCACGGTTTCGGCCGATGAGCTGGAGGCCGTGGCCGATCTGCAGCTGCTCACCATCAAGCCCGTGATTTACGTGGCCAACGTGGACGAGGCCAGCGCCATCAGCGGCAACGCCCACACGGCCGCTTTGCAGGCCCACGTAACGCAGGAAGGCGCCGAGGTAGTGCTGGTATCGGCCGCCATCGAGTCGCAGATTGCCGAGATGGAAGATCCCGAGGAAAAGGAGATGTTTCTGGGCGAGTACGGCCTCACCGAGTCGGGCTTGAACCGCCTGATCCGCGCTTCCTACACCTTGCTCAACCTGATTACCTACTTTACAGCCGGCGTGCAGGAAGTACGCGCCTGGACCGTGCATCGCGGCGACAAAGCCCCCGCAGCAGCTGGCGTCATCCACTCCGACTTCGAGAAGGGCTTCATCCGGGCCGAGGTCATCAAGCTGGCTGACTACCAGGAGTACAAAACCGAGGTAAAGATCAAGGAAGCCGGCAAAATGGCCGTGGAAGGCAAGGAGTACGTGGTGCAGGACGGCGACATCATGCACTTCCGCTTTAACGTATAG
- a CDS encoding zinc ribbon domain-containing protein YjdM translates to MDVKDSNGNLLAEGDSVTLIKDLKVKGSSLTLKRGTVVKNIRLTNSAAEVEGRAGGSTMVLKTEFLKKA, encoded by the coding sequence ATGGACGTAAAAGACAGCAACGGCAACCTGCTCGCGGAAGGCGATTCGGTGACGCTCATCAAGGACCTGAAAGTGAAAGGCTCCTCGCTCACGCTCAAGCGCGGCACGGTGGTCAAGAACATCCGCCTCACCAACAGCGCCGCCGAAGTTGAAGGCCGCGCCGGTGGCAGCACGATGGTGCTCAAAACCGAATTCCTGAAGAAGGCCTAA
- a CDS encoding M48 family metalloprotease, which translates to MPTPSSLLYAGAALALLPAAGARFLTSAPVPQPSATTAAVALPVQGAQPDPQVIAQFGLLDNAKLQSYIDQKGMQMGRISDRPADVKGFTVVDSPIINAFATPDGHVYFTRGILAHFNNEAQFSGVLGHEIGHITARHGQKQQTRSTIANGALILGSILSKRVASLAQPASQVVGIGLLKYGRDDETESDQLGVKYSSKIGYDPASMADFFLTLSRTEQSSGAATVPSFLSSHPNSADRYTNVKKLAAQAEQQAGRQLAVNRDQYLRLIEGLPYGDNPREGYVENSVFYHPDLKFQFPVPQGWKSQNSPSQFQMAEPNGKAVQILLPAGNKGLDETTQALAEQLKLQNAQAQKTTVNGLPAMIIQGDQVGQDQQTGQQGVTASSLTYLIQDGQTIYALVGLCGPGTLGTYGSTFQRTAQGFRRLTDASKINRQPERIRIKTAKAGQTLASALAANGVSSKRYEEMAILNGMKTTDKMTAGMLFKVVGK; encoded by the coding sequence ATGCCTACTCCCTCTTCCTTGCTGTACGCCGGTGCGGCGCTGGCTTTGCTGCCGGCCGCCGGCGCACGTTTCCTGACTTCCGCCCCGGTCCCGCAGCCGTCGGCTACCACGGCCGCCGTAGCGCTGCCCGTGCAGGGCGCGCAGCCCGATCCGCAGGTAATTGCCCAGTTCGGTTTGCTCGATAATGCCAAGCTCCAGAGCTACATCGACCAGAAAGGCATGCAGATGGGCCGCATCTCCGACCGCCCAGCCGACGTGAAAGGCTTTACGGTGGTTGATTCGCCCATCATTAACGCCTTTGCCACGCCCGATGGCCACGTGTATTTCACGCGGGGCATTCTGGCGCATTTCAACAACGAAGCGCAGTTCAGTGGGGTGCTTGGCCACGAAATCGGGCACATCACGGCCCGCCACGGCCAGAAGCAGCAGACCCGCTCCACCATTGCCAACGGCGCCTTGATTCTGGGTTCCATCCTGTCGAAGCGGGTGGCTTCGCTGGCCCAGCCGGCCTCGCAGGTGGTGGGCATCGGGCTGCTGAAATACGGCCGCGACGATGAAACCGAATCCGACCAGCTGGGCGTGAAGTACTCCAGCAAAATCGGCTACGACCCGGCTTCCATGGCCGATTTCTTCCTGACCCTCTCGCGTACCGAGCAAAGCAGCGGTGCGGCTACCGTGCCGTCATTTCTGTCGTCGCACCCCAACTCCGCCGACCGTTATACCAACGTGAAAAAGCTGGCCGCCCAGGCCGAGCAGCAGGCCGGCCGCCAACTGGCCGTCAACCGCGACCAGTACCTGCGCCTGATTGAGGGCCTGCCCTACGGCGACAACCCGCGCGAAGGCTACGTAGAAAACAGCGTGTTCTACCACCCCGACCTGAAGTTCCAGTTCCCGGTGCCGCAGGGCTGGAAGTCGCAGAACTCGCCGAGCCAGTTTCAGATGGCCGAGCCCAACGGCAAAGCCGTGCAGATTCTGCTGCCCGCCGGCAACAAAGGCCTCGATGAAACCACCCAGGCCCTGGCCGAACAGCTCAAGCTCCAGAACGCCCAGGCCCAGAAAACCACCGTCAACGGCTTACCGGCCATGATTATCCAGGGCGACCAGGTAGGGCAGGACCAGCAGACCGGCCAGCAGGGCGTCACGGCCAGTTCCCTGACCTACCTCATCCAGGACGGCCAGACGATTTACGCGCTGGTAGGCCTCTGCGGCCCCGGCACCCTCGGCACCTACGGCAGCACCTTCCAGCGCACGGCCCAGGGCTTCCGCCGCCTCACCGACGCCAGCAAAATCAACCGCCAGCCCGAGCGCATCCGCATCAAAACCGCCAAAGCCGGCCAGACCCTAGCCTCTGCCCTCGCCGCCAACGGCGTTTCCAGCAAGCGCTACGAGGAAATGGCCATCCTCAACGGCATGAAAACCACTGATAAGATGACGGCTGGAATGCTGTTTAAAGTGGTGGGAAAGTAG
- a CDS encoding cation:proton antiporter, producing the protein MSHYNLILVILGVAILAVAWLPSLLKKFPLSYPILFVGLGMLVFWLPLGLPNPDPNEHSTFTMHLTEICVTVALTGTGLKIDRKFSLWRWRAPLQLVMVLMGITIAVFAVVAWKLGGLVPASALLLAATLAPTDPVLAGDVQVGNPGEGREDNVRFALTGEAGLNDGLAFPFVHLALVVLAASSLHLGQELLHWAWMDVLYRTGMGVLAGWLAGLALSFLIFDLPRRVRINPEAYGFVALAVTLTAYGVTELLHGYGFLAVFVAAVTLRSHERSHEYHTEMHEFTDQLERLLIVVILILFGGAIVRGLLAPLTWTGAALGLFLLLILRPMGGILTLGRSRVTWPERLVISFFGIRGIGSFFYLAFALHEAQFADGRQLWAITGFTVLTSIILHGTLATPVMDWLDRRHGRPTAGELEEQQQAAPEHPRN; encoded by the coding sequence ATGTCGCACTACAACCTGATCCTGGTGATACTGGGCGTGGCCATTCTGGCCGTGGCCTGGCTGCCTTCCCTGCTGAAAAAGTTTCCCCTCTCGTATCCCATTCTGTTTGTGGGCCTGGGGATGCTGGTGTTCTGGCTGCCGCTGGGCCTGCCCAACCCCGACCCCAACGAGCACTCCACCTTCACTATGCACCTCACCGAAATCTGCGTGACGGTGGCCCTCACGGGTACGGGGCTCAAAATCGACCGTAAGTTTTCCCTTTGGCGCTGGCGAGCCCCGCTGCAGCTGGTAATGGTGCTGATGGGCATTACCATTGCCGTGTTTGCGGTGGTAGCCTGGAAGCTGGGCGGCTTGGTGCCGGCGTCGGCCCTGCTGCTGGCTGCCACGCTGGCCCCCACCGACCCCGTACTGGCCGGCGACGTGCAGGTGGGCAACCCCGGCGAGGGCCGCGAAGACAACGTGCGCTTCGCCCTGACTGGTGAGGCCGGCCTCAACGACGGCTTGGCCTTCCCGTTTGTGCACTTGGCCCTGGTGGTGCTGGCGGCCTCGTCGCTGCACCTGGGGCAGGAGCTGCTGCACTGGGCCTGGATGGACGTGCTCTACCGCACCGGCATGGGCGTGCTGGCCGGCTGGCTGGCCGGTTTGGCGCTGTCGTTTCTGATTTTTGATTTGCCCCGCCGCGTCCGGATCAACCCCGAGGCCTACGGGTTTGTGGCGTTGGCCGTCACGCTCACGGCCTACGGCGTGACCGAGCTGCTGCACGGCTACGGGTTTCTAGCCGTGTTTGTGGCCGCCGTGACGCTGCGCAGCCATGAGCGGAGCCACGAGTACCACACCGAGATGCACGAATTCACCGACCAACTGGAGCGCCTGCTCATTGTAGTGATTCTGATTCTGTTCGGCGGGGCCATTGTGCGCGGGCTGCTGGCCCCGCTCACCTGGACCGGCGCGGCCCTGGGCCTGTTTCTGCTCCTGATTCTGCGCCCCATGGGCGGCATCCTCACCCTGGGGCGCAGCCGCGTAACGTGGCCCGAGCGGCTGGTGATTTCCTTTTTCGGCATCCGGGGCATCGGCTCGTTTTTCTACCTGGCCTTTGCTTTGCATGAAGCGCAGTTTGCCGATGGCCGGCAGCTGTGGGCCATTACCGGCTTCACGGTGCTCACGTCCATCATTCTGCACGGCACGCTGGCCACGCCCGTCATGGACTGGCTCGATCGGCGGCATGGCCGGCCCACGGCTGGGGAGCTGGAGGAGCAGCAGCAGGCCGCCCCGGAGCACCCCCGCAACTGA
- a CDS encoding DUF5103 domain-containing protein, with translation MLHRLVPAFLLLLATACVPLGTPITDPNAARRPATPGQATAPPEYYADKTLRYQDQTYDPNVRSVQCYVQSGSTNEIFTPPVVPLSQEQPIALEFDLLGDQSQRLTAKLVHCDLDWKPSILTDIQFLNEINEILITNYRTSVNTKVPYYHYRLQVPRVKLSGNYLLVVQSPGGTPLLSRRLLVYDNSVQISMKQGIPVAGQERYTLQQIDFGIRYNMQLVNPAQEVKVVLRQNYRWDNAKYNLRPTFVRDIDRQLDYQYFNFENAFPALSEFRFFDLRTFRSLGIGVAQLDAETSPRQALLQLDGTRNGRAYTQLDDINGQRVIESREYGNGATNADYLDVTFQLKAEQPAAGPVYVLGALTDWQLKDEFRMTYDAENQRYTGHALLKQGYYNYVYATATPQGLNSVVWEGSNQETENQYDLLVYYRPPGTRADLLIGYQSLDVNRRRP, from the coding sequence ATGCTCCACCGCCTCGTTCCTGCTTTCTTGTTGCTGCTGGCCACGGCGTGTGTGCCGCTCGGTACGCCCATCACCGACCCCAACGCCGCCCGCCGGCCTGCCACGCCCGGCCAGGCCACCGCGCCACCCGAATACTACGCCGACAAAACCCTGCGCTACCAGGACCAGACCTACGACCCTAACGTGCGCAGCGTGCAGTGCTACGTGCAGTCGGGCAGCACCAACGAAATCTTCACGCCGCCGGTGGTGCCGCTCAGTCAGGAGCAGCCCATTGCCCTGGAGTTCGACCTGCTCGGCGACCAGAGCCAGCGCCTCACGGCCAAGCTCGTACACTGCGACCTGGACTGGAAGCCCTCTATTCTGACGGATATCCAGTTTCTGAACGAGATAAACGAGATTCTCATCACCAACTACCGCACCTCCGTCAATACCAAGGTGCCCTACTACCACTACCGCCTGCAGGTGCCGCGCGTGAAGCTGAGCGGCAACTACCTGCTGGTGGTGCAAAGCCCGGGCGGCACGCCGCTGCTCAGCCGCCGCCTGCTGGTGTACGACAACAGCGTGCAGATTTCGATGAAGCAGGGCATTCCGGTGGCGGGGCAGGAGCGCTACACGCTGCAGCAGATCGATTTTGGCATACGCTACAACATGCAGCTCGTGAACCCGGCCCAGGAAGTGAAAGTGGTGCTGCGCCAGAACTACCGCTGGGACAACGCCAAATACAACCTGCGCCCCACCTTCGTGCGCGACATCGACCGGCAGCTCGACTACCAGTATTTCAACTTCGAAAACGCCTTTCCGGCCCTGAGCGAGTTCCGCTTCTTCGACCTGCGCACGTTCCGGAGCCTGGGTATCGGGGTGGCGCAGCTGGATGCTGAAACCTCGCCCCGGCAGGCGCTGCTGCAGCTCGATGGCACCCGCAACGGCCGCGCCTATACCCAGCTCGACGACATCAACGGCCAGCGCGTGATTGAAAGCCGCGAGTACGGCAACGGCGCCACCAACGCCGACTATCTCGACGTGACGTTTCAGTTGAAAGCCGAGCAGCCCGCCGCCGGCCCCGTGTACGTGCTCGGGGCCCTCACCGACTGGCAGCTTAAAGACGAGTTCCGGATGACCTACGACGCGGAAAACCAGCGCTACACCGGCCACGCGCTGCTCAAGCAGGGCTACTACAACTACGTGTACGCCACCGCTACGCCCCAGGGGCTTAACAGCGTGGTGTGGGAAGGCAGCAACCAGGAAACCGAAAACCAATATGACCTGCTGGTGTATTACCGCCCGCCCGGCACCCGCGCCGACCTGCTCATCGGCTACCAGAGCCTCGACGTAAACCGCCGCCGGCCGTAG
- the katG gene encoding catalase/peroxidase HPI — MNDTSVAKCPVMGGQLKQTAGSGTRNRDWWPNQLRLNILRQQSALSNPMDPDFNYVEEFKKLDLAAVKQDLFELMTTSQDWWPADYGHYGPFFIRMAWHSAGTYRIADGRGGAGSGMQRFAPLNSWPDNANLDKARLLLWPVKQKYGRQISWADLMILAGNCALESMGLKPFGYSGGRADVWEPLDEIYWGSEKEWLGGDLRYSGDRQLEKPLAAVQMGLIYVNPEGPNGNPDPMASARDIRETFGRMAMNDEETVALIAGGHTFGKTHGAADPAKYITHEPAAAGIAEQSKGWLNSYGTGNAGDTITSGLEGAWTSTPAQWGHDYFKFLFEFEWELTKSPAGAHQWKPKNNGGEGLIPDAHDPAKKHAPFMLTTDLALRVDPAYEKVSRRFLENPEEFADAFSRAWFKLTHRDMGPISRYVGPDVPAEELIWQDPVPAATYEQIDEADVAALKDKLLSSGLTVGQLVRTAWASASTFRGSDKRGGANGARIRLVPQKYWTANNPAELDKVLDKLTAIQQEFNASQTGGKQVSLADLIVLGGSAGIEQAARAAGHEVQVPFSAGRTDATQEQTDVQSFEALEPNADGFRNYLAIYHEAVAEAMLIDRAQLLTLTAPEMTVLVGGLRVLDANYDGSQHGVFTDRPGQLTNDYFVNLLDMGTTWKATSEADELFEGSDRKTREVKWTGTRVDLIFGSNSELRGVAEVYGTHDAQPKFLRDFIAAWTKVMNLDRFDLHQN; from the coding sequence ATGAACGACACTTCCGTGGCTAAGTGCCCGGTAATGGGCGGGCAGCTGAAGCAGACCGCCGGCAGCGGCACCCGCAACCGCGACTGGTGGCCCAACCAGCTGCGGCTCAACATCCTGCGGCAGCAGTCGGCGCTGTCGAACCCGATGGACCCGGACTTCAACTACGTAGAGGAATTCAAGAAGCTCGACCTGGCCGCTGTGAAGCAGGATCTGTTCGAGCTGATGACCACTTCCCAGGACTGGTGGCCCGCCGACTACGGCCACTATGGCCCGTTCTTCATCCGCATGGCCTGGCACAGCGCCGGCACTTACCGCATTGCCGATGGCCGCGGTGGCGCCGGTTCGGGTATGCAGCGTTTCGCCCCGCTCAACAGCTGGCCCGATAACGCCAACCTCGACAAGGCCCGCCTGTTGCTGTGGCCCGTGAAGCAGAAGTACGGCCGCCAGATTTCCTGGGCCGATTTGATGATTCTGGCCGGTAACTGCGCGCTGGAGTCGATGGGCCTGAAGCCGTTCGGCTACTCGGGTGGCCGCGCCGACGTGTGGGAGCCGCTGGACGAAATCTACTGGGGCTCGGAGAAGGAGTGGCTCGGTGGCGACCTGCGCTACTCCGGCGACCGGCAGCTGGAAAAGCCGTTGGCAGCCGTGCAGATGGGCCTCATCTACGTGAACCCCGAAGGCCCGAACGGCAACCCCGACCCGATGGCTTCGGCCCGCGACATCCGCGAAACGTTCGGCCGCATGGCCATGAACGATGAGGAAACGGTGGCCCTGATTGCCGGCGGCCACACCTTCGGCAAAACCCACGGTGCCGCCGACCCCGCCAAGTACATCACCCACGAGCCCGCCGCGGCCGGCATTGCCGAGCAGAGCAAAGGCTGGCTGAACTCCTACGGCACCGGTAACGCCGGCGACACCATCACCAGCGGCCTGGAAGGCGCCTGGACCTCCACGCCCGCCCAGTGGGGCCACGACTACTTCAAGTTCCTGTTTGAGTTTGAGTGGGAGCTGACCAAGAGCCCTGCCGGCGCGCACCAGTGGAAGCCCAAAAACAACGGCGGCGAAGGCCTGATTCCGGATGCCCACGACCCCGCGAAGAAGCACGCGCCGTTCATGCTCACCACCGACCTCGCCCTGCGCGTGGACCCGGCCTACGAGAAGGTTTCCCGTCGCTTCCTCGAAAACCCCGAGGAGTTTGCCGATGCCTTCAGCCGCGCCTGGTTCAAGCTCACGCACCGCGACATGGGCCCGATTTCCCGCTATGTAGGCCCCGACGTACCCGCCGAGGAGCTGATCTGGCAGGATCCGGTGCCCGCCGCCACCTACGAGCAGATTGACGAGGCCGACGTGGCTGCTTTGAAAGACAAGCTGCTGAGCTCCGGCCTTACGGTAGGTCAGCTGGTGCGTACGGCCTGGGCTTCGGCCTCCACGTTCCGCGGCTCCGACAAGCGCGGCGGGGCCAACGGGGCCCGCATCCGGCTGGTGCCCCAGAAGTACTGGACGGCCAACAACCCCGCCGAGCTGGATAAGGTGCTGGACAAGCTGACGGCTATCCAACAGGAGTTCAACGCCAGCCAGACGGGCGGCAAGCAGGTTTCCCTTGCCGACCTGATTGTGCTGGGCGGCAGCGCCGGCATCGAGCAGGCGGCCCGCGCGGCCGGCCACGAGGTGCAGGTGCCTTTCAGCGCCGGCCGCACCGACGCCACCCAGGAGCAGACCGACGTGCAGTCGTTTGAGGCCCTGGAGCCCAACGCCGACGGTTTCCGCAACTACCTGGCTATTTATCACGAGGCCGTGGCCGAAGCCATGCTCATCGACCGCGCTCAGCTGCTGACCCTGACGGCTCCCGAAATGACGGTGCTGGTGGGTGGTCTGCGCGTGCTTGATGCCAACTACGACGGCTCGCAGCATGGTGTGTTCACCGACCGTCCCGGCCAGCTCACCAACGACTACTTCGTGAACCTGCTGGACATGGGCACCACCTGGAAAGCTACTTCGGAAGCCGATGAGCTCTTCGAGGGCAGCGACCGGAAGACCCGGGAAGTGAAGTGGACCGGTACCCGCGTGGACCTGATCTTCGGCTCGAACTCGGAGCTGCGCGGCGTGGCCGAAGTGTACGGCACCCACGACGCCCAGCCCAAGTTCCTGCGCGACTTCATCGCCGCCTGGACTAAGGTGATGAACCTGGACCGCTTCGACCTGCATCAGAACTAA